The following is a genomic window from Methanococcoides sp. AM1.
ACCGGAAACTTCTCATTTATCCACATGAGGGTACTGTTATCGTGTACGATGCGGTATGACCTTGAAAGTGCTTTGCTGCTACCGAAAAGGAGGTTGTCTTCGTTGATCTCGATATTATCGAAGTCACGACGGGTCTCGATACCGCTGTTTCGGAGGATCTTGCCGATGGGGATATCTGCGCGCATGAGGTCCTGACGGATGTCTTCGGGCATTCTCTCAATAGGGGAAAGGGATAGAGCCCTGACAAAGGGTCTTGCACCTGCAAAAAGCGTCACAAGCCTGTAGTTCACATCAGACCCTACGGCAATGTCAAGAAGGGATGCGGTTTCCTCATCTGCCTTTATGAGATGCTGTGCCTCAGTGACCACAGAGACGTCCTTACGGGTCATTATCTCAAGAAGGAATGTTACAGACCCATCGGTACCTGCACATACCCTCAGGCACGTCGGTATGTCGAAGGACTTTAGTGCCTTAAGGAATTCCTTATTAACGAATGTCACAGCTGATCAATATCCCCTGGGATCAAAAGCCTTACTTGGATACTGCCTTTTTAGCCTGCTTAAGGCGTTCCTTAGCAGTATATCC
Proteins encoded in this region:
- a CDS encoding chorismate pyruvate-lyase family protein gives rise to the protein MTFVNKEFLKALKSFDIPTCLRVCAGTDGSVTFLLEIMTRKDVSVVTEAQHLIKADEETASLLDIAVGSDVNYRLVTLFAGARPFVRALSLSPIERMPEDIRQDLMRADIPIGKILRNSGIETRRDFDNIEINEDNLLFGSSKALSRSYRIVHDNSTLMWINEKFPVDERWNL